One Flagellimonas sp. CMM7 genomic region harbors:
- a CDS encoding site-specific integrase yields MRTTSTFSILFWVYSTRADRNNESPIYARISLNGKRAGLSLKQKINLDLWDATRQRAKGNNMTARQINNYLSDVRADLVQCKRDLEREGRILSAELIKLRYLGEDKKVHSLLDIFEFHNKKMKSKLAPKTLCHYRTSQKYILAFVQSEFGKPDRFLKQLNHKFVISFEHFLREYSPEHYQGKIGNNAVMKHIQRLRKMVTLAYDMEWIDRDPFVRFKPHMEREEREFLTEKELKDIIDLEIHIERLALVRDVFVFSCYTGISYADIAQMDNQSVVFNDDGSKWLTGKRNKTGVQFKIPLLPLAESIIQKYAYHPRTQFSKKLVPIISNQKLNSYLKEIADQCSISKNLTFHMARHTFATTVTLTNGVPIETVSKLLGHRSLKTTQIYAKIIEKKVQEDMDILKKKLGNKK; encoded by the coding sequence ATGCGCACCACATCCACATTTTCCATCCTTTTTTGGGTCTATTCTACCAGAGCGGACCGAAACAACGAATCCCCGATCTATGCACGTATTTCCCTAAACGGTAAAAGGGCAGGGTTGAGCCTCAAACAAAAGATCAATTTAGACCTCTGGGACGCCACACGGCAAAGAGCAAAGGGAAATAACATGACCGCAAGACAGATCAACAACTATCTCAGCGATGTCAGGGCTGATCTAGTTCAGTGTAAACGCGATCTGGAACGGGAGGGACGAATTCTGTCAGCCGAACTTATCAAGCTCAGATATCTCGGAGAGGATAAAAAAGTACATTCGCTGTTGGACATTTTTGAGTTCCACAACAAAAAGATGAAGAGCAAACTGGCCCCGAAAACACTATGCCACTATAGAACCAGTCAAAAATATATCTTGGCCTTTGTCCAAAGCGAGTTTGGCAAACCGGACAGGTTCTTGAAGCAGCTCAATCATAAGTTCGTTATCAGTTTTGAGCACTTCCTAAGGGAATATAGCCCTGAGCATTACCAGGGGAAAATAGGCAACAATGCAGTGATGAAACATATACAAAGGTTGCGCAAAATGGTAACCTTGGCCTATGATATGGAGTGGATCGACCGTGACCCCTTTGTCCGTTTCAAGCCACATATGGAAAGGGAGGAGCGGGAATTCCTGACCGAAAAGGAGCTCAAGGACATTATCGATCTCGAAATCCACATTGAACGCCTTGCCCTTGTTCGAGATGTTTTCGTTTTTAGCTGCTATACCGGAATTTCATATGCCGATATCGCTCAGATGGACAATCAAAGTGTTGTTTTTAATGATGATGGCAGTAAATGGTTAACGGGAAAAAGAAACAAGACCGGGGTCCAGTTCAAAATCCCTTTACTGCCCTTGGCGGAATCCATTATCCAAAAATATGCCTATCATCCCAGAACGCAGTTTTCCAAGAAATTGGTTCCCATAATTTCCAACCAAAAACTAAACAGTTACCTTAAGGAGATTGCCGATCAGTGCAGTATTTCAAAAAACTTGACCTTTCATATGGCCAGGCATACTTTTGCCACAACGGTGACCCTTACCAATGGAGTCCCAATTGAAACCGTAAGCAAGCTTTTGGGCCACAGAAGTTTAAAGACCACACAGATATATGCCAAGATCATAGAGAAAAAGGTTCAAGAGGATATGGATATTTTGAAAAAGAAACTAGGTAACAAAAAATAA
- a CDS encoding NAD-dependent epimerase/dehydratase family protein — MLERNRILVIGAGGQLGRELCRTLAAVFGEDAVVASDIREEVRTHFSYCHFEPLNIFAPDRMDRIIQGHNITQIYHLAAILSADGEVDPHATWQVNLDGLLLVLETARRMKIEKLFWPSSIAVFGGNTEKKGTRQHTVIQPNTVYGIAKSAGELWCRYYHKKYGLDVRSLRYPGLIGHRSLPGGGTTDYAVDIFHHAVQGRPYTCYLERDMRLPMMYMPDAVKAALDLMREPEEKIKVRTGYNIQGMSFTPLEVYESILRFYPKFKVRFRPDFRQKIAENWPRKVDDSLARNDWGWNPKYDLDFMTEDILNHLEKGPLSKIII, encoded by the coding sequence ATGTTGGAACGTAACAGGATATTGGTGATTGGGGCCGGTGGTCAGTTGGGCCGGGAACTCTGCCGTACTTTGGCCGCGGTCTTCGGAGAGGATGCCGTTGTCGCCTCGGACATACGGGAAGAGGTTCGAACACACTTCTCCTATTGCCATTTTGAGCCCTTGAACATCTTTGCACCGGACCGGATGGACCGCATCATACAAGGGCACAACATTACCCAGATATACCATCTGGCGGCGATTCTCTCCGCCGATGGGGAAGTGGACCCCCATGCCACCTGGCAGGTAAACCTGGACGGGCTCTTGCTCGTATTGGAAACGGCACGGCGCATGAAAATCGAAAAACTGTTCTGGCCCTCCTCTATTGCGGTATTCGGGGGCAACACCGAAAAAAAGGGAACAAGGCAGCATACGGTCATCCAGCCCAACACGGTCTATGGCATCGCCAAATCGGCAGGGGAGCTCTGGTGCCGCTATTACCACAAAAAATATGGATTGGACGTTCGCAGCCTACGGTACCCGGGCCTCATCGGCCACCGTTCACTGCCAGGGGGCGGGACCACGGACTATGCGGTGGACATCTTCCACCATGCCGTACAGGGAAGGCCCTATACCTGCTACTTGGAACGGGACATGCGCCTGCCCATGATGTACATGCCCGATGCGGTAAAGGCTGCTTTGGATTTGATGCGGGAACCAGAAGAGAAAATCAAGGTCCGAACGGGATACAATATCCAAGGGATGAGCTTTACCCCTTTGGAAGTATATGAAAGTATCCTACGGTTCTACCCCAAGTTCAAGGTGCGCTTCAGACCTGATTTTAGACAAAAAATCGCAGAGAACTGGCCAAGAAAAGTGGATGACAGCTTGGCCAGGAACGACTGGGGCTGGAACCCTAAATATGACCTGGATTTTATGACCGAGGATATATTAAATCATTTGGAAAAGGGACCATTGAGTAAAATCATTATCTAA
- a CDS encoding DUF4397 domain-containing protein translates to MRKLNIIIVLLLFSAITLSCSEEDNIIPSAASLKVFHGAVDGPPLHVNYFERPITLASNPTLRYRLSQVYTIPAEKEREISFINSVDTLSTLFSTTISIPEGGLGTLFLTGENEDIDGFYLEDRILTLQDSLVGVRFINLSPDIGEISVRVSGETNDLASGLSFKDGTEFMPLPATRDISLYTFQFVDETETVVASTNLVPVPPVGIMPLFKNITFALVGLKDNGVSGSSLLVRPINSY, encoded by the coding sequence ATGAGAAAATTGAACATAATTATAGTATTATTATTATTTTCAGCTATCACCTTAAGTTGTAGTGAGGAAGATAATATAATTCCATCTGCAGCTTCTTTAAAAGTATTTCATGGGGCTGTGGATGGGCCTCCATTGCATGTTAACTATTTTGAAAGACCAATAACCCTTGCAAGCAACCCTACGTTAAGGTACCGTCTAAGCCAAGTCTATACAATCCCAGCGGAGAAAGAAAGGGAAATAAGTTTTATAAATTCAGTTGATACTCTATCTACATTGTTTTCTACAACAATCTCTATTCCCGAAGGAGGACTGGGAACATTGTTTTTGACCGGTGAGAATGAAGATATTGATGGGTTTTACTTAGAGGATAGAATACTCACCTTACAGGATAGTTTGGTTGGTGTTAGGTTCATTAACCTTTCTCCCGATATTGGAGAGATTTCGGTAAGAGTTTCCGGTGAAACGAATGATTTGGCAAGTGGTCTTTCTTTTAAGGATGGAACGGAGTTTATGCCATTGCCTGCGACAAGGGATATTTCGCTATACACATTCCAGTTCGTAGATGAAACGGAAACTGTAGTAGCTTCAACAAACTTGGTTCCAGTTCCCCCCGTGGGCATAATGCCACTGTTCAAAAATATAACCTTTGCCCTAGTTGGACTTAAGGATAATGGGGTTAGTGGGAGTAGTCTCTTGGTACGCCCTATTAATAGTTATTAA
- a CDS encoding TonB-dependent receptor translates to MPVFCNFGAPGSATNQPAEIASYWQFPGDVSNFQRPTFSGPAAGTYPLFNASNANITDTSFVRLRNIALSYSIPSEVLSKLKIRDLRIYAEAQNVFTLTNYKGLNPESQNGATSLPPLRIITTGLQITL, encoded by the coding sequence ATGCCCGTTTTTTGCAACTTTGGCGCCCCTGGATCTGCAACAAATCAACCAGCGGAAATAGCTTCATATTGGCAATTTCCTGGAGACGTAAGCAACTTCCAACGTCCAACGTTTAGTGGTCCAGCAGCAGGAACATATCCACTATTCAATGCTTCGAACGCAAATATTACGGATACATCTTTTGTTAGACTTAGAAACATTGCCTTGTCATATTCAATTCCGTCGGAAGTTCTTTCCAAACTTAAAATAAGAGATTTGAGGATTTATGCTGAGGCCCAAAATGTTTTTACTCTAACGAACTATAAAGGACTTAATCCCGAAAGTCAAAATGGAGCAACATCATTGCCTCCCTTGAGAATTATTACAACCGGCCTACAAATCACACTATAA
- a CDS encoding RagB/SusD family nutrient uptake outer membrane protein produces MLIVIIVINLFELLSCEDFVEVETPRNEIVSANVFNNDATAISAISGIYSNMINGNLLSFSSTAMDKFGGLSADEFFSNASSDLEQQFALNALLPTNGQLASTFWGDLYEQLVNANAIIEGLEESTQLTPSVKEQLEGEAKFIRAFYHFYLVNMFGPVPVVTSTNVEVNNTASRIPIEQVYEQILIDLLDAEELMENNFDTANGERVRPNRGTAQALLARVYLYVENWAKAEEYATNLINNTALYGLESNLNNVFLANSVEAIWQLKPNTPENFITPQAARFILTTAPSNRGLTVALTNDLFNAFEPGDLRQINWIGTVEDGGTFYFPFKYKNVTIAFEEYSVVFRLAEQYLIRAEARAQQNNLPRAIEDLDLIRQRAGLTLITDTNPGILQSDLLLAIEQERRVEMFTEWGHRWFDLKRTGRADAILGPKKINWESTDVLYPISEAEILENPNLLPQNDGY; encoded by the coding sequence ATGCTCATTGTTATAATTGTAATCAATTTATTTGAGCTCTTGTCTTGTGAAGATTTTGTTGAAGTGGAGACTCCGCGAAATGAAATAGTCTCAGCAAATGTTTTTAATAATGATGCAACAGCCATTAGCGCCATTAGTGGTATTTACAGCAATATGATAAATGGAAATTTATTATCATTTTCTAGTACAGCAATGGATAAATTTGGAGGATTGTCCGCTGATGAATTTTTTAGCAATGCAAGTTCAGATCTTGAACAGCAGTTTGCATTAAATGCTTTGTTGCCAACAAATGGCCAATTAGCAAGTACGTTTTGGGGTGATTTATATGAGCAGCTTGTGAATGCTAATGCCATTATCGAGGGCCTTGAAGAATCTACCCAGTTGACGCCATCGGTAAAAGAGCAATTAGAGGGAGAGGCAAAGTTTATACGTGCTTTTTATCATTTTTATTTGGTCAACATGTTTGGCCCAGTTCCAGTAGTTACAAGTACTAATGTTGAGGTAAATAATACTGCTTCCCGGATACCTATAGAACAGGTTTATGAACAAATACTTATTGATTTGTTGGATGCTGAAGAATTAATGGAGAATAATTTTGATACAGCCAATGGAGAACGGGTAAGGCCTAATAGAGGTACTGCACAGGCTTTGTTAGCAAGGGTATACCTTTATGTTGAAAATTGGGCAAAAGCAGAAGAGTATGCTACGAATCTAATCAACAATACCGCACTTTATGGTTTAGAGTCCAATTTAAACAATGTTTTCCTAGCTAATTCAGTAGAAGCCATTTGGCAGTTAAAACCGAATACACCAGAAAATTTCATTACTCCACAGGCAGCTAGGTTTATTCTAACTACAGCTCCTTCAAATAGAGGGCTGACAGTAGCACTAACGAACGATTTGTTCAATGCATTTGAACCTGGGGATTTGCGACAAATCAACTGGATTGGTACTGTTGAGGACGGAGGAACTTTTTATTTCCCTTTCAAGTATAAAAATGTAACCATAGCTTTTGAAGAATATTCCGTTGTTTTTAGACTTGCTGAACAATATTTGATTCGTGCCGAAGCAAGAGCCCAACAGAATAATTTACCACGTGCCATTGAGGATTTGGATTTGATACGACAACGCGCAGGTTTAACATTAATAACTGATACAAATCCAGGAATATTACAATCAGATTTATTATTAGCCATTGAACAAGAAAGACGAGTAGAGATGTTTACCGAATGGGGTCATAGGTGGTTCGACCTAAAACGAACAGGTCGAGCCGATGCTATCCTGGGACCAAAAAAGATAAATTGGGAATCTACAGATGTGTTATATCCAATTTCTGAGGCTGAGATTTTAGAGAATCCCAATCTCCTACCACAGAATGATGGGTATTGA
- a CDS encoding protein-disulfide reductase DsbD, producing MDGLLTFMILAFGSGLAAVLTPCVFPMVPLTVSYFGHDGNRGPTLEATKKKNHRQGIRRALLFGFFIVLIYVVAGTLVAKMNGPEFANWLSTHWLPNLLFFVIFLVFAASFLGMFDITLPNTWVNKMDKKSSAKGTLGVFFMAFTLVLVSFSCTGPIVGSVLVLSAGGQIIKPIVGMLCFSLALALPFTLFAAFPQWLKKLPRSGGWLQEVKVVLGFLELALALKFLSIADQVYHWGILDREVFLAIWIAILTLLGLYLLGKLRLPHDSESNRTTVPKLLMAIVVFSFIVYMVPGMFGAPLKPLSGYLPPMTTQEFNIQSNGIGNDSDNIRRGETNTLPTSGCPEPKHTVLFKLPHGLDGYFDLEQARECAKAQDKPIFVDFTGHGCVNCREMEARVWSDPRVLEILKNDYIILALYVDDKTELPERDHYISEYDGKTKKTIGKQNADYQIVKYVNNAQPFYVLMDSEENLLVEPRAYDLDIENFVEFLESGIEKFESRDLEQ from the coding sequence ATGGACGGTCTTCTTACATTCATGATATTGGCATTCGGCTCTGGCCTTGCAGCGGTCCTGACCCCTTGCGTGTTCCCTATGGTACCGCTCACGGTGAGCTATTTCGGGCATGACGGGAACAGGGGACCGACCCTGGAGGCGACCAAAAAGAAGAACCACAGACAGGGGATCAGAAGGGCGCTGTTGTTCGGCTTTTTCATTGTTCTGATCTACGTGGTCGCGGGGACCTTGGTGGCCAAGATGAACGGGCCCGAGTTCGCCAATTGGCTCAGTACACATTGGCTTCCGAACTTATTGTTCTTTGTGATCTTTCTGGTCTTCGCGGCCTCCTTTCTGGGCATGTTCGATATCACACTTCCGAATACATGGGTGAACAAGATGGACAAGAAGAGCAGTGCCAAGGGGACACTGGGCGTGTTCTTCATGGCCTTTACCCTGGTACTGGTCTCCTTTTCCTGTACTGGCCCTATTGTGGGAAGTGTGTTGGTGCTATCGGCCGGGGGACAGATTATCAAGCCGATTGTGGGGATGCTTTGCTTTTCATTGGCATTGGCACTCCCTTTTACATTGTTCGCCGCCTTTCCGCAATGGCTTAAAAAACTGCCAAGGTCGGGAGGCTGGCTCCAGGAGGTAAAGGTGGTCCTGGGCTTTCTGGAACTGGCCCTGGCACTGAAGTTCCTTAGTATCGCGGATCAGGTGTACCATTGGGGCATCCTGGACAGGGAGGTGTTCCTGGCGATATGGATTGCGATCCTTACGCTTTTGGGCCTTTACCTTTTGGGGAAGCTGAGACTGCCCCATGATTCGGAAAGCAACAGGACCACGGTACCAAAACTACTGATGGCCATTGTCGTTTTCAGTTTTATAGTATACATGGTCCCGGGGATGTTCGGGGCGCCCCTAAAGCCCTTATCGGGCTACCTGCCGCCAATGACCACCCAAGAGTTTAACATACAGTCCAATGGGATTGGCAATGATTCAGACAACATACGACGGGGTGAAACAAATACGCTGCCCACGTCGGGCTGTCCCGAGCCCAAACATACAGTGCTGTTCAAGTTGCCACATGGTCTTGACGGCTATTTTGACCTGGAGCAGGCGAGGGAATGCGCAAAGGCACAGGACAAACCCATCTTTGTGGACTTCACGGGCCACGGCTGTGTGAACTGTCGGGAGATGGAGGCCCGGGTATGGAGCGACCCTCGCGTATTGGAAATTCTGAAGAACGATTACATAATCTTGGCCCTGTATGTGGACGATAAGACCGAACTGCCCGAAAGGGACCACTACATCAGCGAATACGATGGCAAGACAAAAAAGACCATTGGGAAACAGAACGCAGATTACCAGATTGTAAAATATGTGAACAATGCCCAGCCGTTCTACGTGCTGATGGACTCGGAAGAAAACCTGTTGGTGGAACCCAGGGCCTATGATCTGGACATTGAAAATTTTGTTGAATTCTTGGAGTCTGGGATAGAAAAATTTGAATCCAGGGATTTGGAACAATAA
- a CDS encoding redoxin family protein yields the protein MRRIYLLAVVLLKITLLQAQTEPLKVGDPAPKVKVFKWLKGEPVTNLERGRVHVVEFGATWCAPCTAAIPHLSSLSDKYSKDVDVLSFFIKEFVREPKDPNNPEYVKKVERFVQRHDNKIKYKVAVDDVNRSMETSWHMAAGLRGVPYSFVIDRNGHIAWIGLSTKYNVIDEVVEYVTGPNYRLSEMVERNEKEKSKRQNFNKDELFLAEGNGGRSDNFDFRSIFRKSKAKYRVASPLYITSEGWFHENLASVNSMPGRIQFVNMQLVELYNAAYADTLENIPLQRNPITWEWWAESNPYRNRSYGEYWYHPIVEVSDTTALGSTNWRKRQTRSIENKYDYSVQVPMKKASAGFIQKVMQRDLQNYFDYDVKVEIREMPCWKLMATNTAKKMLATKTPGKSINIIYPEDGSFVFKNAIVKDIIWVLGLKYGFQQLDLYNLSVEDQAPFIDATGIDYEIDFEMSATNQEDFQGFRKYLESNGLKLEKSTKPMKVVVIKDPKGKTL from the coding sequence ATGAGAAGAATATATCTATTAGCTGTAGTACTACTTAAGATTACTCTGTTACAGGCCCAAACGGAGCCATTAAAGGTGGGAGACCCAGCTCCCAAGGTCAAAGTATTTAAATGGCTGAAAGGAGAGCCTGTGACGAATTTAGAAAGAGGCAGAGTACATGTTGTAGAATTTGGAGCAACCTGGTGTGCACCCTGTACGGCAGCCATCCCACACCTTTCCTCATTATCTGACAAGTACAGTAAAGATGTAGATGTGCTCAGTTTTTTTATAAAGGAATTCGTGCGTGAGCCCAAGGACCCAAATAATCCAGAATACGTCAAAAAAGTGGAACGATTTGTCCAACGCCATGATAATAAGATTAAGTATAAAGTGGCGGTAGATGATGTCAATCGCTCAATGGAGACAAGTTGGCATATGGCAGCAGGATTGAGAGGTGTGCCCTATAGTTTTGTTATAGACAGAAACGGACATATTGCCTGGATTGGGTTAAGTACAAAATATAATGTAATAGATGAGGTGGTTGAATATGTTACAGGCCCAAATTATCGACTAAGTGAAATGGTTGAACGGAATGAAAAGGAAAAATCAAAACGACAGAATTTTAATAAAGACGAACTGTTTCTGGCCGAAGGAAACGGTGGAAGATCCGATAATTTTGACTTTCGGTCAATATTTAGAAAGTCCAAGGCCAAATATCGAGTTGCCAGCCCTCTTTATATAACTAGTGAAGGATGGTTCCATGAGAATTTAGCCTCGGTCAATTCCATGCCGGGACGTATACAGTTTGTTAATATGCAATTGGTGGAACTGTACAATGCGGCCTATGCGGATACTCTTGAAAACATTCCATTGCAGCGGAATCCCATAACTTGGGAATGGTGGGCTGAGTCTAATCCATACAGGAACAGGTCTTATGGTGAGTATTGGTACCATCCGATTGTTGAAGTCAGTGATACGACTGCTTTGGGTTCTACAAATTGGCGAAAAAGACAAACGAGATCAATTGAAAATAAATACGACTATAGTGTGCAGGTTCCTATGAAAAAAGCCAGCGCTGGATTCATTCAGAAAGTAATGCAACGTGATCTTCAAAACTATTTTGATTATGACGTAAAAGTGGAAATACGTGAAATGCCATGTTGGAAGTTAATGGCAACCAATACAGCGAAAAAAATGCTGGCCACAAAGACACCTGGCAAATCAATTAACATAATATACCCGGAAGATGGTTCTTTTGTTTTTAAGAATGCTATTGTAAAAGATATCATTTGGGTTTTGGGCCTAAAATATGGCTTTCAACAATTGGATTTATACAATTTGAGCGTTGAGGACCAAGCTCCTTTTATAGATGCAACAGGTATTGATTATGAAATTGATTTTGAAATGTCCGCTACAAATCAGGAAGACTTCCAAGGTTTTAGAAAGTACCTTGAATCCAATGGCCTAAAATTAGAGAAATCCACCAAGCCTATGAAAGTGGTAGTGATAAAAGACCCAAAGGGCAAAACATTATAA
- the istB gene encoding IS21-like element helper ATPase IstB, with the protein MNEQTLEQMKQLRLHGMIRAFNTSLSSQSIDYTNDELLAYLMQSEWDDRQNRKIERLTKAARFRYSAVMEAINYTPERNIDKNQVQRFASCEFIGRKENILITGSTGVGKSYMASAIGHQACSMGSKVMYFNTAKLFTTLKTSKADGSYLKLIGKLEKQDLLILDDFGLKPLDNINRHSFMEIIEDRHGKRSTIIASQLPVEAWHEIIGEKTIADAILDRLVHTAHRIGIKGESMRKKLRNNH; encoded by the coding sequence ATGAACGAACAGACATTGGAACAAATGAAACAGTTAAGGCTCCACGGAATGATTAGGGCCTTCAACACCAGCCTCTCGTCCCAGAGCATCGATTACACCAACGATGAACTACTGGCCTACCTTATGCAGTCCGAATGGGACGATAGGCAGAACCGCAAGATAGAACGCCTGACCAAGGCGGCCAGGTTCAGGTACAGTGCCGTAATGGAAGCGATCAACTACACTCCCGAAAGGAACATCGACAAGAACCAGGTGCAACGTTTTGCGTCCTGCGAGTTCATCGGCAGAAAAGAGAACATCCTCATTACGGGGAGCACGGGCGTGGGCAAAAGCTATATGGCCTCCGCCATAGGCCATCAGGCCTGCTCGATGGGCAGCAAGGTCATGTACTTCAATACCGCAAAGCTCTTTACCACGCTAAAGACATCAAAGGCCGACGGTTCATATCTAAAACTGATAGGCAAGCTCGAAAAACAGGACCTGCTGATACTGGACGACTTTGGCCTGAAACCCTTGGACAATATAAACAGGCACTCCTTTATGGAAATAATAGAGGACAGGCACGGAAAACGATCGACGATAATAGCTTCCCAACTGCCCGTAGAGGCATGGCATGAGATAATTGGGGAAAAGACCATTGCGGACGCAATCCTCGATCGCTTGGTGCATACCGCACATAGGATAGGCATAAAAGGGGAATCAATGAGAAAAAAACTAAGGAATAATCATTAA
- the istA gene encoding IS21 family transposase — MANKQIDMRKAKQIFKLYGEGASKRGISKQLGLSRNTVTKYIDFFKRYKLTSYEVSAMTLEEIHRLFRSDQKPKSEQLKTLEKYFPYFDRELRRTGVTKQLLWEEYYEKHPDGFKLSQFRYWYREWTKEVSPVMHFTHKAGDKLFIDFTGKKLVIVDRHTGELQELEVYVCVLGSSQYTYVEACTSQKLEDFMRCTENALWFYGGVPRAMVTDNLKSAVTKSSRYEPKVNETFADFAEHYETAVLPTRAYRPRDKAIVENAVRIIYTRVFAPLRNQAFHSVTEINKAISELLKTHNDRSFRGREYSRYSLFKEVERQELKPLPLKRYEIRFYAKGTVHKNSHIYLGKDKHYYSVPYRHIGKQIKIVYTHSFVEIYHRHERLAAHTRKRQKYGYTTMAEHMPSHHRFVSEWSSEKFIAWAGHIGDHCKGYIIGILDKKQHPEQSYKSCLGILHLAKKVGNRRLDNACRRASDYGAYNYKMVERILKKGWDVLEDDPLDNTEVPDHENIRGGNYYK; from the coding sequence ATGGCAAACAAACAGATAGATATGCGCAAGGCAAAACAGATTTTCAAATTGTACGGCGAGGGCGCGAGCAAACGGGGCATCAGCAAGCAGCTGGGCCTCTCCCGCAATACCGTAACCAAGTACATCGACTTCTTCAAGCGGTACAAGCTGACCTCCTATGAGGTGTCCGCAATGACCCTGGAGGAGATCCACAGGCTTTTCCGGTCGGACCAAAAGCCCAAGAGCGAACAATTGAAGACCCTCGAGAAGTACTTTCCCTATTTTGACAGGGAATTACGCAGGACGGGTGTTACCAAGCAATTGTTATGGGAGGAATATTACGAGAAGCACCCGGACGGCTTCAAGCTCTCACAGTTCAGGTACTGGTATCGGGAATGGACAAAGGAAGTCTCCCCCGTAATGCACTTTACCCACAAAGCGGGCGACAAGCTATTCATAGATTTTACGGGGAAAAAGCTTGTTATCGTAGATAGACATACGGGGGAGCTACAAGAACTGGAAGTCTACGTATGCGTATTGGGAAGTAGCCAATATACCTATGTCGAGGCCTGTACAAGCCAAAAACTGGAAGACTTCATGCGCTGTACCGAGAACGCCCTTTGGTTTTACGGCGGGGTTCCCCGAGCAATGGTTACGGACAACCTAAAATCGGCAGTTACCAAGAGCAGTCGTTACGAGCCCAAGGTCAACGAGACATTTGCCGATTTCGCCGAACACTACGAAACGGCCGTACTTCCCACAAGGGCTTACAGGCCAAGGGACAAGGCCATCGTAGAGAATGCCGTCCGGATCATCTACACCAGGGTCTTTGCGCCGTTGCGCAACCAGGCCTTCCATTCCGTAACCGAAATCAACAAGGCCATATCGGAACTACTGAAAACACACAATGACAGGTCGTTCAGGGGAAGGGAGTACTCCCGGTACTCGTTGTTCAAGGAAGTGGAACGGCAAGAACTCAAGCCCCTTCCATTGAAGCGGTACGAGATAAGATTCTACGCAAAGGGCACCGTACACAAGAACAGCCACATCTACCTTGGCAAGGACAAGCATTATTACAGCGTACCCTATCGGCACATCGGCAAGCAGATCAAGATCGTCTACACCCATAGCTTCGTCGAGATATACCACAGGCACGAACGCCTTGCCGCCCATACAAGGAAAAGGCAGAAGTACGGGTATACCACCATGGCGGAGCATATGCCATCGCACCATCGGTTCGTCAGCGAATGGAGCAGCGAGAAGTTCATCGCTTGGGCAGGGCATATCGGCGACCATTGCAAGGGATACATCATCGGGATACTCGACAAGAAACAACATCCCGAACAGTCCTATAAGTCCTGTCTGGGCATACTCCACTTGGCCAAGAAAGTAGGAAACCGGCGCTTGGACAATGCCTGCAGGCGCGCATCCGACTATGGGGCATACAATTACAAAATGGTAGAGCGTATCCTGAAAAAGGGGTGGGACGTCCTTGAAGACGACCCACTGGACAACACCGAGGTGCCCGACCATGAAAACATCAGGGGAGGGAACTATTACAAATAA
- a CDS encoding tyrosine-type recombinase/integrase — protein MKGPIVKSNDKITADAHERGKDYLSPYEIKLLLEASKKTRYPKRNYLLVLMMYRHGLRVSEAITLKKSDVNLKESRVWVQRLKSGLSMDQPIVGDELRAIKRYLRSRKDNLPWFFINERGSPLTRQAVNYILNRVGEKAGLENIHPHTLRHSCGFYLANRGYDLRLIQDYLGHRDPKHTAHYTRIASRRFEKLWE, from the coding sequence ATGAAAGGGCCAATTGTAAAGAGTAATGATAAAATAACAGCCGATGCCCATGAACGAGGGAAGGACTATCTAAGCCCTTATGAAATAAAGCTGCTGTTGGAGGCCTCAAAAAAAACCAGATATCCAAAACGTAACTATCTTCTTGTGCTTATGATGTACAGGCATGGGTTACGGGTAAGTGAAGCTATTACCTTGAAGAAATCTGATGTGAACTTAAAAGAATCCAGAGTTTGGGTACAACGCTTGAAAAGTGGTCTTTCCATGGATCAACCGATTGTAGGAGATGAGCTCAGGGCCATAAAGCGATATTTAAGATCTAGAAAAGATAATCTGCCATGGTTTTTTATTAATGAAAGAGGGTCACCTCTGACCAGGCAAGCTGTGAACTATATTTTAAATCGAGTGGGAGAGAAGGCAGGTCTAGAAAATATACATCCCCATACCTTAAGGCATTCCTGTGGTTTCTACTTAGCTAATAGAGGGTATGACCTTCGCTTGATTCAAGACTATTTAGGACATCGCGACCCTAAGCATACTGCACATTATACTAGAATTGCCAGTAGGCGGTTTGAAAAACTATGGGAGTAG